The DNA segment CTACGGAATTGGAAGAAGTACTTCTTCAGAAATCCTTAAAGCTGCCGGTATCAGCGAAGACAAGAAAGTCAACGAATGGAATGACGATGAATTGGCTGCAATCAGAAACTATATCTCTGAAAACGTTAAAGTAGAAGGAGAATTAAGATCTGAAGTGCAATTGAACATTAAGCGATTAATGGACATAGGATGCCAACGAGGAATACGTCACAGACTTGGATTACCTTTAAGAGGCCAGAGAACGAAAAACAACTCTAGAACCCGTAAAGGAAAGAGAAAAACTGTTGCTAACAAGAAAAAAGCTAGTAAATAATCGTTAGGAATTATGGCAAAACAAACTAAAGTAGTTAAGAAAAGAAAAGTAAAAGTTGAGGCTATTGGTGAAGCGCATATTCAGGCTTCTTTCAATAACATCATCATTTCTTTAACAAATAAAAACGGAGAGGTTATCTCTTGGGCTTCTGCCGGTAAAATGGGTTTCAGAGGTTCTAAAAAGAATACTCCATTTGCTGCTCAGATGGCAGCTGAAAATTGCTCTGCTGTAGCTCACGAAGCTGGATTAAGAAGAGTAAAGGTGTTTGTGAAAGGACCAGGTGCAGGTAGAGAATCTGCTATCAGATCTATTCACAATTCAGGAATTGAAGTTAGCGAAATCATTGATGTGACTCCTATGCCACACAATGGATGTAGACCACCAAAAAGAAGAAGAGTTTAATTTTTAGAATTTATCCATTATGGCAAGATATATTGGTCCTAAAACTAAGATTGCGAGAAAGTTTGGTGCTGCAATCTACGGAGATGACAAAAACTTCGAGAAAAGAAAAAACCAACCGCCGGGACAACACGGTCCTAACAAAAGAAGAGGTGCTAAGAAATCTGAATACGCAGTTCAGTTAGCTGAAAAGCAAAAAGCTAAATATACTTACGGTATTTTAGAAAGACAGTTTGCTAACTTATTCGACAAAGCACACAGAAGTAAAGGTGTAACAGGTGAAGTTCTATTGCAACTTTGCGAATCAAGATTGGACAACGTAGTGTACAGATTAGGTTTTGCTAAAACAAGATCTGCTGCAAGACAATTGGTTTCTCACAGACACATCACTGTGAACGGAGAAATCCTGAACATTCCTTCATATTTGGTAAAAGCAGGTGATGTAATTGCTGTAAGAGAAAAGTCTAAGTCTCTTGAAGTAGTTACCAACGCATTGGCTTCTAAAGCAAATTATGAGTGGTTACAATTCAACGATGAGAAGAAAGAAGGTACTTTCGTTTCTGCTCCTGAGAGAATCCAAATTCCGGAAGACATCAAGGAACAGCTTATCGTCGAACTTTACTCTAAATAATTTTTTAATCAAATTTTTGCTCAACCCAATAATATGGCAATTTTACAATTCATAAAACCCGATAAAGTAATTTTACTTAACTCTGATGAATTTAGAGGTCAATTTGAATTCAGACCACTAGAACCAGGTTTCGGGCTTACAATCGGTAATGCTTTGAGAAGAGTGTTGCTTTCTTCTCTGGAAGGTTATGCTATTTCATCTATCAAAATAGAAGGTGTAGAGCACGAATTTTCAACTATTCCAGGAGTAATCGAAGATGTTACCGAAATTATTCTTAACCTGAAGCAGGTAAGATTAAAAGCTACGGCAGAAAACCAGTCAAACGAGCAGGTTAATGCCAAAGTATCAGGTCAGACGGTTATTACTGCTGGTGATTTAGGAAAATCTATCAACGGATTTGAGGTTCTTAACCCGGATTTGGTGATCTGTAACCTAAACAGTGATGTAACTTTCGAAATTACTTTCAATATTGAAAAAGGTAGAGGATATGTTCCTTCTGAACAAAATAAGTCAAACAATGCACCGGTAGGTACTATTGCGATCGACTCTATTTTCACGCCAATCAAGAAAGTACAATATAGCATTGAAAATTATCGTGTAGAGCAAAAAACAGACTACGAAAAACTTGTATTAGATATAGAAACTGACGGATCTATCAGTCCTCAGAACGCTTTAACAGAAGCATCCAAGATATTAATTTATCACTTCATGCTGTTCTCTGATGAGAGAATCACGCTGGAAACGGAAGCTGTAAAAGCATCTATCCAATATGATGAGGAAACTCTTCATACAAGACAACTCCTTAAGTCTAAATTAGCAGATATGGATCTTTCTGTAAGAGCCCTTAACTGTCTGAAGGCGGCTGAAGTAGAAACTCTTGGAGAATTGGTTTCTTACAGTAAGTCTGATTTGATGAAATTCAGAAATTTTGGTAAAAAATCTTTGACAGAACTAGAAGAATTAGTGCATTCAAAAGGTCTTAACTTCGGTTTCGACGTTGCAAAATATAAGTTAGACGCTGATAAATAATTAATAATGAGACACGGTAAAAAATTCAATCACTTAGGAAGAACGGCTTCTCACAGAAGTGCTTTACTTTCTAATATGGCTTGTTCTCTAATTGAGCATAAAAGAATCAACACTACTGTTGCTAAAGCAAAAGCTTTAAGAGTATATGTTGAGCCTCTATTAACAAAAGCAAAAGAAGATACTACACACAATAGAAGAGTTGTTTTTTCATA comes from the Chryseobacterium nepalense genome and includes:
- the rpsM gene encoding 30S ribosomal protein S13, with product MARISGIDLPKNKRGVIGLTYIYGIGRSTSSEILKAAGISEDKKVNEWNDDELAAIRNYISENVKVEGELRSEVQLNIKRLMDIGCQRGIRHRLGLPLRGQRTKNNSRTRKGKRKTVANKKKASK
- the rpsK gene encoding 30S ribosomal protein S11 produces the protein MAKQTKVVKKRKVKVEAIGEAHIQASFNNIIISLTNKNGEVISWASAGKMGFRGSKKNTPFAAQMAAENCSAVAHEAGLRRVKVFVKGPGAGRESAIRSIHNSGIEVSEIIDVTPMPHNGCRPPKRRRV
- the rpsD gene encoding 30S ribosomal protein S4; this encodes MARYIGPKTKIARKFGAAIYGDDKNFEKRKNQPPGQHGPNKRRGAKKSEYAVQLAEKQKAKYTYGILERQFANLFDKAHRSKGVTGEVLLQLCESRLDNVVYRLGFAKTRSAARQLVSHRHITVNGEILNIPSYLVKAGDVIAVREKSKSLEVVTNALASKANYEWLQFNDEKKEGTFVSAPERIQIPEDIKEQLIVELYSK
- a CDS encoding DNA-directed RNA polymerase subunit alpha; this encodes MAILQFIKPDKVILLNSDEFRGQFEFRPLEPGFGLTIGNALRRVLLSSLEGYAISSIKIEGVEHEFSTIPGVIEDVTEIILNLKQVRLKATAENQSNEQVNAKVSGQTVITAGDLGKSINGFEVLNPDLVICNLNSDVTFEITFNIEKGRGYVPSEQNKSNNAPVGTIAIDSIFTPIKKVQYSIENYRVEQKTDYEKLVLDIETDGSISPQNALTEASKILIYHFMLFSDERITLETEAVKASIQYDEETLHTRQLLKSKLADMDLSVRALNCLKAAEVETLGELVSYSKSDLMKFRNFGKKSLTELEELVHSKGLNFGFDVAKYKLDADK